The DNA segment CACCATGGGACAGCCGCGGTCCACGCGCTTCCGGCACACCTGGGGGGGCGGAGCCTGAGAGGGgccggctgggggcggggcctggggaggAGCGGGTGTGTCCGGGCCGCCCCGACGCCCGCCGGCCTGTACTCACCCGGACTTTGCGTTCCCTCCTAGGCTGGCGGTCCTCGGGGCCCAGCCCGGTCTCTGCGGGGGACCGTGGACAATGGTGGGGCGGGGTCGGCCGGCCGCCCCCTCCTGGCCGGCCGCCCCGCCCTTCGCGGCGCTCCCCACCGAGCTCTCACCCGGGAGGGCGGGCAGGAGCTCCGGGCGGGTCGCCACGCCCTCGGGCCGCGCTGGCACCTCCCGCTGGCGGAGGGGCTGGCCGGCGCTCAGGCGGGGCAGTTCGACCCGCGTCCTGGGGTGCGGGTGGGGGGTGCGGGTCGTGAAGGACAGAGTCGGTCCGCGGGAGGGCGTGGTCCCGGAGGAGACtggggcctgggaggtggggacagTCCTGGGAGGGGGTCTGCCGTCTTTGCCAAGAGTCAGGGCCTGGGGAACAGATTTGGACTGAGAGACCCGCGATCCGCACCCCGGCCTCCCGCGCCTGGGCCGAGCCTCCTGCCTCCGACCCTTGCGCGCGGGTCGAAGCTGGGGCTGCTGCTCCGTGAGTTCGGCTCCGGGCCCAGCCTCCTCTGAGAAAGGACACCGATCGACGGACAAGTCGGTGTTGTCAGCGTATATTCCCGAGTCGGGGGCCACGCTGTACGGGGCCTGGTGCTGGCTGAGGACCTGTGGGGCCGTGAGGAGCGCGTGTTCACCCTCACCCCGCAAGGCCCACCCTCCCCTCGCCCGGATCCGCACTGACCTCGCCTTGGGTGTTCAGGAGGAGGGTCACGCAGCTCCGGCTGGAGTGGAAGTGGACGGGCCTCCTGCCCAGGGAGGCGCGCTGCTGCTGCTTGGTGTTGCTGGGTGCCTCGCCCCACACCTGGGGACGGTGCAGGGGGCGGCGGATGAGCACCAGCAGGGGGCCAGGGCGGGGCCGCGAGGGTGGCAGGGAGCGGGGCGCACCGTGATGTGGTGCCGTGGCGCCAGCAGCGTGCTGGGTGGGAAGCGGTACACGCACACAGGGAAGTCCCGCACCCGCTGCTGCAGCACGAAGCCACCCAGATCGGCGGTCTCCTCCTGCGACTGGTTGAGGATGCGCACGAACCTCTGGTGGCGGCTCACTGCCGCGATCTTCAGCCCCACGGGTCTGGGCAGAGCCGGGCAGGGGCGCTGTGCCTAGACGCTCAGCCCCTCCCGAGTGGTCCCACTAGGAGACCCCTGGACCCCCACCCTGGGGTAGGTCCCCGCCTCACCTTGGGTCGGTCCTAGGATGCTGCAGGTGGGGATCCTCACGGGACAAGTGGACTGTCTTGCATGGTCGGTCCAAGTGCGCTTTCCAGAGACCCAGAGGGACACGGCCTGTCCGGGAGGCGAGACCCTATAAGCAGCATCCAAACCTGGCTGGCAGCACCCGGAGGGTCTGTGTGAGGCCGACCCCAGGCAGGAGGGATAGCTGGACCCTGGCAGCTGAGGGCAGCAGAGGGCTGGCTGGCAGTACTTGTTTGAGGAGGCTGGGATTCAAGCGGGAGCACAGGGGCAGTGGCAGGAGTCCTCCTAAACCACCTATGCCCTAGGGATGGGGCGGAGGGGCCCCAACCACCTCACACTGGGCTGCTTTGAAGGCTGCGGGATGGCCTTTAGGGCTTGTGGCAGAGATCACAGCCCAACAGGGGAGAGTAACCAGAGGAGACCGCCCCCATCCACCTTCTGATGGGGCCTGACTGTCCCCGCAGAGGCTCTGTGCCCGTGCTTCCATCTGCTCAGAAGTGTGGCCTGGTGCCCGGGGAGGGTCCCCAGTTACTTTCTGCATACGATAATGTGCAGCCGGCCCGCAGCTGCTGGAGTCGGAGCCAGCACCCCCGGAGCTGCTGGTGCCACCCAAGGGCGGGGAGCTCCACTCGACACTCTTGAGACGCTGCTCCCTGCGCCGACAGCACAGCTCGGAGCTCCGCTGGTCAGAAGGTGTGGCTGGTGGGAGCTGTGGGGGTGGCGGGGCCCGGGGGTGCCTGCGGGCCAAGATCAGCTCACAGTCCATGGCTTCAGCTCCTGGACCCTAGGCCATCCAACCGCCATAAGGGGAGCAGGGCACACCAAGTTGTGGCCATGGTCCCTAGGGCCCGGCCGAGGAAAAGGGCTCGTGGCTGGACAGAGATGGCCCCAGAGCTCTTGCCCTTCATCCCTAACCCCACCCGACAGATCAGAGAAATGATACTTGGAGGGTTGGAGGGACCTGTCCCAGGGACACCAAAGGGTGGTCCACACCAGCCAAGGcaagccctccctcccctcgTCCCCAGGAGTCCCCACCCAGTGGCATTACCTTTGATCTGTGTTGAACTCAAAGTCGGTGAAGAGGTTGGGGTACCGGTGGGCGATGCTGTTCCAGTCCACATCCTCCAGCCGGAAACCCTGGCCAGGGAGCCACAGGCACGTGACCCTCCCTCCTGCAGGACCCTCCCCTCCTGCCAAGAACACGCCCGGAGGGCCTCGCGTACCTCCCCAGCAGCGGGGGCCGGTTGGCTCTCAGAGAAGTCGCTGGGGTCCATCAGGCTCTCTGCCGTTACCACCTGCCAAAGGGGACAGGAGACCAGCCGGCCGGAGCTGGGGGGAAGGGCCCTCCTCTGCCCAACACAGCTCCTCCGCTTTGACCCCACGAGCACCTGAGGTGCCCTCCAGGCAGCCCGAGGGGCAGGCTTcccaggcaggcaggtgggcTGGCTGGCAGGGTGGGGCCCCAGGGCACAGACTCACTTCCACACTGCCAGTGGAAGATCGAAGAATGCGGCCCACCCAGGAGGAGCGGGCCAGCTGCAGGAGGCAGGACTTCTGGAAGGCCTGCAGCTCAgcctccagcagctgcagcgtgGTCCCGGCCTGCAGAAGCCGCTCCTCCAAGTGCGCCTTCTCCTGTTGGGGGAGGGCCGCCTTTTCCAGACCCTGGTCCCTGAGCCTCAGCCCAGCCTTGGTCCCAAGCCCCACTCCCCGATCCCCCCCGCCCCTCACCAGCTGGGCCTGTTCCTTCTGCTCTTTCAACTCCAGCATCAGCTtttggacctggtgttgcaggATCTTCTCCCGACTGCGCGagctcctggggggaggggcaaccTCAGCGGCCGGCTGGCTCGGGTCAGCAGCCAGGGAGGGGACGAGGGGACTCTCTTCATCGTCGCTGGGGGCCTGAGGGCACAGAGTGCAACcgggccaggccagggcaggcCCTGAAGAGGTCTAGGTCAGAGGTGAGGTCCAGTTGGGTTCAGCACCCAGGAACATGTGCGGGGCTAGAGTCTGGGTGGGTTTTCAGTAGATTAGGGTGAGGGATCCGGGCCAGATAAGGAACCGGGCAAAGGTCAGCGTGACGGTTGGGCGCTGGGGAGTCAGACTGGAGCCTTGGTCAGGTTCGAAGGTTAAGGTTGGAGTCAGACATGAACCAAGAGTTAGGGACGGGGGACAAGGACGGGTGTGGGCCGGGGGACCAGCACCTCCCTGCTGACCTCTCTGGTGGAAGCCCAGCCACTTCCTGCAGGATACGGCAGCGCCGGGCATCCTGGTGGTTCTGGACGGCCCACCGCAGGGCCTGGATCTCTAGTTCCCACTGCTTCCACAGCAGCCTCAGGGTGTGGGGGTCCAGGGACTCTGGGGCCACCCTGTAATGCCACAGTCCTCCCGCTTGATTGGGCTCGCTGTCTGGCGGGTCCAGTCCAAGCCCTGAGCACCCCGCCCTGCCTCCTTACTGCAGATTGACGGAGAAGCTGGGCTTGGTGTCCTGAGGGCACGCAGGAGCCACGTGGTCTGCAGGTGGGCCAGCTGGAGGGTCCGCAAGGGCTGGGAGGTCCTTTTCCTCAGCTTCTTCAGCCTCCTGACAAGACGTAGGGGCCATCCTTGATGTCTGTGGGGCTGCTGAGAGGAGGGGTAGTGGGGCTATGTGTCTCATGTCCCGTGCGTGGGCACCCCTGGGTACATGGGCATACACACATGGGCCTGCACTACAGCCCCAGACAGCACGGCGGGTTCGCAGGGCTTCATGCACTGAGGCGTGTGGCGGGGGGTGGGCTCTGCCCCACAGGACAGCAGACTGCCAGTCACGCGGGTGTCCTCACCTGTGTGTTTCTGACTAGGAATGTCACTTGGGTGTTCACACATTCCTTGTCACCTTTGCCCTCCAGACCCTGAGGCCCTGCCCCTCAGCCTAGAGCGAGGGTCCCCAGAGGTGCTCGAAATTTGCCAGTGACATCCCTGTCCCCTCAGGCCCTCTCCCCAGCACTCACCTGAGGCCTGAAATCCAAGTGggcctggggagagagaggctCCATAGTGTTGCCATGGAAACCAGCACCCACGAGGGGAGGGGCTATTTGTTACCAGGAGCCTCCAGGGAGACCCCAGACCAGGGCCCTGGGTGAACCCTGGGCCCACGTCCTGGCTCAGCGTGAAGGAGAAGCTGTGAGAGGCTGACCTACTGCCCAGCTAACCTCAGCAGGCCTAGGGGACAGAGTGACCGAGAGAGCCTGTTATGGTCACCCACTCAGGCCAACACCCCCAACAAACCCTGTTCCACCCTACGGCCTGACTGGGGTGATCAGTGGGTATTGGGGCCACTGACGCGCTGTGTGTCCACGGGCCAGCAGGATGGGCTTCCTGAGAATGTGGACCTCAGGGGGGCTGAGCAAACGGGGTAGGGGAGAGGATGGGGTGGAGCCCTGAGAACCTGGGTGAGAGGTGGCTGAGCTCTGACTGGCAGTGGGCCCCGACCTGAGCACCTCCCTCGGCCTCTTTGCCTTCAGCGGCTGTTTGCCTAACCCCCAAGACAGAAGCTTCACCCACCCCCTCCATCCACCTCCTTCACTTGAGCTACCACAAGGAGCCCTGGATACATTTGCATAACAATGGCAAttgttccctctgcccaggacAAAGTGAGGTCCCAGACCCATGCCCTCCAGTCTTTGCCCCCACTGTCACCctactttcattcattcagactTTCAACCTTTCAGCCTTTGCTCTTGTAGAGCTTGTGGTGGGACAGAGGACACCCCTCCTCTGCTATGGCTCAGTCTAATTGTGGCGGTACAGACTAAACGCTCTCACTGCTGGCCGGCGTAAGGAACACTGAAAGAGTGAGGGGCCCTGGCTGCTGCCCAGGCTTGGAGTCTCCTGGTGGGACAGCAGGGCTGGCCTGGCAGAAGAATGTGTCCAGAGCAAGGGCAGATATTGGGCCCcactgggggcaggaaggggttGGGGGAAGTAGCCTCAGACAAAGAGCCCCGGGCCTTTGTCCCAGGAAACCTcagggccgccccctcccccgctaGGATTGTCAGCCTGGAGGTGACGACTGCGACCAACCAGCTGCACTCTCCCTCGCTAGGATTCCCCAGACCCCTGTGCGTTCCGACGCTGGCCTATCGGGCAGAGATAGGGGCGGCTCTGGTCCCGCAGCCCCTCTCACTCAGGGCTCAACCGCAGTCCCAGGCCGGCGTCCCCCCTTCTAGGCGAGAGACTCATCAGACTGGGCGGCTTCCGTGGAAGTCGGCTGGGGAGCGGGGTTAGACACCTGCCCCGTGAGCCGCCTGCGATGGCGAGCTGAGACACTCTTCCGCGCTGTTCGCGGACTTGGAGTGTTTGTACCCTGGCTCTGTCCGCCCCTCGGCGCCACGGAGCCCCGCCCACACCTGGGCGcctccgggggcggggcggggcgggaggggagCCAATGGGGAGGGCCAGAGGCGAGGCACGGAGTAAGTGGCTAATGGGCGTTGGCGCGGGGCGGGCAGTGCGCGCCTTGGAGCCAATGGAGGATggggggcggggcgcgcgggcTCTGGGCCAATGGGGTGGCGGGCCGGGGCGCTCCCGAGGCGGTGGAGGCGGCAGGTTGCGGCGGCGTTCCGCGCCCGGCGGCAGCCAGTTCGCGTCCGGCTTCCGGAGCCCGGCGGGCGCCCAGGTGAGCCGCGCCGGGTCCTGGGCCCTCCAGAGCACCAGGCGCAGCCCGGGAAGGCGACTCCGACGGAGGGGCTCAAGCCAGGCTGGCGTGGGGGCCGCGCCGCACCTGCACGGGTCCCGGGCAAGGACGGCGGCCTCGCGGGCGAGCGCCGGGAAGGGCGGGAGTGCGGAAGGGCCTCCTGCGCCGGGTGCGGCGATCCCGAGGGCCGAGGTCTGCTCGCGGGCGCTCTTTGGGAGGGGCTGTACCCTCTGAGCCAGGTGGCCTGGTCTGGTTAATGATTTGCCTTGTTCCGGGAGTGGGGCGGGGCGACAGCAGGCTGGAAAGTGGGGAAGCCTCCGTGAGCGGTGAGAGGGCACTCTGGCTCCCCCTTTGGGGGGGGCGCTGgtccctgccaccccacccccaggaatgTGCGGCCTGCGGGTGGAGCTGGGTACCAGACGCTGAGGGGCAGCAGTCCTGAGCAAGTTCTGAGAGTGGGGGGCAGGCCCGGAGGAGGAAGAGAACCAGACTGAGTTGGGGCCAGGCAGGGCCTGACCTGGTGGCCTTTACCCTCCCTGCAGAACAGGGATGCTCTCAGGACTGGCAGCCATGGAGCTGAAGGTATGGGTTGATGGCATCCAGCGCGTGGTGTGTGGGGTGTCAGAGCAAACCACCTGTCAGGAAGTGGTCATCGCACTAGCCCAAGCGATAGGTGAGTCCCCTGGGGCACAGATGGGCCCAGCAGGTGCacctggggtggggcctggccctctggccccttcctcccccaAGGAGGGTGGAGCCCTCCTTGCTGGTCCCACTTGCCCTTCCCTAATGGCTCAAGCCAGAGGGATGGAGGGCCGCAGATGTAGGCTGACtggcccctctccccactccagGCCAAACAGGCCGCTTTGTGCTTGTACAGCGTCTCAAAGAGAAGGAACGGCAGCTGCTACCCCAGGAGTGTCCAGTGGGTGCCCAGGCTACCTGTGGACAGTTTGCCAGCGATGTTCAGTTTGTCCTGAGGCGGACAGGACCCAGCCTGGCTGGGAGGCCCTCCTCGGACAGCTGCCCACCCCCTGAGCGCTGCCCCATCCGAGCCAGCCTTCCCTCAAAGCCTCGACCAGCATTGGACCGTGAGCCCCGCAAAGCCCTGACCTTCAGCCTGGGGTGTCCtgggccagcccccagccctgtgcCACTTGAGCCTGTGGCTTCAGTGGCACCAATGCCAGGCTGCTGCACAGACCTGCAGGGCTGGGAGCGAAGGGTGCGGAGGAATGCAGCAGAGCTGGGCCAGGAAGCCTTCTGGGAGCAGGAGCTGCGGCGGGAGCAGGCAAGGGAGCATGAGGGGCAGGCACGCCTGCAGGCGCTGAGCGCAGCCACAGCAGAGCACGCCGCCCGGCTGCAGGCCTTGGATGCCCAGGCCCGCGCCCTGGAAGCCGAGATACAGCTGGCCACAGAAGCCCCTGGGCCCACCTCACCCACAGCCTCTGCCACAGAACGCCTGCGCCAGGACCTAGCTGCCCAGGAGCGGCAGAGTGTGGAGGTGCAGGGCAGCCTCTCCCTGGTGGGCAGGGCCCTGGAGGCTGCTGAGCACGCCCTGAAGGTGAGCCCACAGGACCCTGCAGCCCTGACCGTTTCCCCCGTCTCGGCTGGATTTGGGTGCTGGTCCCAGGACCAGACAAGGGAGCGCACCGGGCTGTGGCTCTCCATGGCCGTGCCCTTGAGGGATCCTGTttgccccaggcccaggcccaggagctggaggagctgAACCGGGAGCTGCGCCAGTGTAACCTGCAGCAGTTCATCCAGCAGACCGGGGCTGCGCTGCCACCACCCCCACGGCCAGACAGGGCCCCCCCCAGCGCGCAGGTCGGGGTGGTTCTGGAGGGAAGCCGGGGTCGTGGAGGCCTGGCCCAGCTCCAAGCTAACCTGCTCTCCCCACAGGACCTTCTGCCTCCGGCCAGAGAAGAGCCCCTCCCGGGAGCCCCCCAGAGCCCCGCCCTGGTGTCCAGCCTGAGCCCAGAGAGTACGTGCATCTCCCCGCTCTGCGTGTGGGATGAGAcccttggcggggggggggggttccctcaCCCTCTCAGCCCCTGTCCTTCCCACAGTTGCCCCCATGAGGCAGAACTCCTGGAGGTAGCAGGTCTTGCCCAAGAGTGGACATCCgctgccagcccagccctgggcttTGACGACACGAGCAAGGCCAGCGCAGGCTGGTCCAGCCTGGATGACAGGAGAGCCGGTGGTCACGGAggactcccccgccccccccgtgTGGGGGGAAGCCCTGGTACCCTGGGCCCAAGACAGGACACCTCGGGGCCCTAGGGTTTCtgctgcagggggcaggggaggctgaGGCTGGTCACCCTAGTCTTTGTCAAGTTGCCGAGACCCCTGGAGAAGCTTGGGGCATGCCAGCTCAGGACCCACTAGGCCCTGAAGGCCACAGCTCCTTGTTGGGGCTGGGAGGTGCACGGGTCCTGCGTTGAGCCTGTGCGTTTGCGTGTCCAGGTGTatgctgcctccctccccaaggCCAAAACCTCAATAAACTGCCCGCTTGGCATGAGTGTGTCCTGAGGATCTGCGGGGTCCAGAACTTAAGACTCCACCCAGTCTCGGGGTAGCACCTGAGCTACCTGAGCTGGCCACAGCCAGGGATCCTGCGGTGGAGGGCTCCCAGGGACCAGCGGCCAGTCGGTCCAAAGCTGGGGCTCCTGGGGTCTCATTGCAGGCTGCCATGTCCACCCACCTTCTTGGTGTTGGGGGCGGGGCCTCCCCTTGGCAGCCTGAGCCTGGGATGAGAGTTGGATCATCTAGGGCCTGAAGCAGCCTCAGCACTGACCTGGGTTTCTGTCTGGACCCCTCTCTGCCTGGCTTCTCTTCTCTGACCTGCTGCCCCCTCAGGGGTGGCTCCTGGATACGAGCACTCAAGGACACGCCAGACCTGTCCATCAGGTTTCTTGCAAGCTTGCTCGTGGGGGCAGGCCCTGGACTCCTGTGCTGGGTCTGCCAGGCCCAGGGAGCTTTGCTGGCCGTTTGAGGGTGTGGCCGCCCTGACACCCCATGTCCACTCCCCAGGTGGCCATGAAgcccctgctgcctgcctgcAGCCTTTAAACTGGGGCAGGGCAAGCTCTAAACACAGTCCTGGTCCTGGCGTGTCCCATAGACTCTCACCTTTCAGGGCTGTGGCTGGGACTGGAGGTCTGATGGCCAGATCCTGGGGGACTCTGAGGCGTGCATACTAAGGAACAGGGGGTGGATTCAGCCCTCCCCTGGGGGGCCTCTGAGCTGGGCCTGGCGCTCCCCACTTCATTTGGGGCAGACCATGGAGGACATGAAGTCCTGAGCACAAGAAGCAAGGCAACTGAGAGCACGGCCTGCGGGAGTAACTAGGACTGGTGCTTCCTGCCTGGGATGGTCCAGAGAAGGGAAGTGGCTCCAGGTGGCAAAAGGAACCCCGTGTCAGAGGACGCTGGGGCCCTGaagcccccagcccatccccgcctctgtctcctccactcCTGCCTGAGCCTGCAGCCCGGCTCACGGCAGCCTGGACTTGCCTGACCTGTATCTCCAGATAGGGCCAAGCACAGGGTCACACAGGGTGCAGCCTGGGGTGCAGAGGCTGGTAAGGCCTCACCACCAGTCCAAGGGGCCTGCCCCTTCACCTGTAGCCCCCACCTGTGCTCAGGAGGGTTGGGTGGACCTCTGGGCGGGAGCCCTGAGCCTGAGCATGGCGTCCTCGCCCAAGCCAGGCAAACAGGCCAGCAGAGGGAGGGCCGGGTGCCACCCAGGGACCACACTCCACacacaggggagggggaggagcagcCGTACCCCTCCCAGGGCCATGCACCTTCCCGGCCCCAAGGGCAGCAGGGTGAGCCGGCCCAGCCTGCACATCCTGGTCTTCTGTGTCTGCTTCCAGGGAACACCTGTTAATTCTGAGGCCACGGCCAGGGACCTGTCCCTGGCCTGACACTGGCTCCGAGGAAGCTACTGAGCCCTCCTCTCCACTTCAGAGGGGGCCCTCAGGCAGCCGCTGTGTTCTGCTTCTGTGGCTGTTCCAGGTGAAGAAAACCCCACACCCCCCAAAAGTTGCCGGAAGTGCTTCGGATCACTAAGCAAATCTTTAAGTTGCTGGAAAGTTTACTTCTGAGTTTTTAACTGTACTTTGAAAACACCTGTGTGATATGTGCCGCGGTGAGAAAAGGCCTGGCTCCCCCTTAGCAGCCGATGGCGGGGCAGGACTGGGCCAGACCAGCCAGCTCCCTAGAGCTGCGGCAGGACTAGACGGGGTGCGGGACAGCCGGCCTCGCTGTCACCTGCAGGGCCGGACTGTGTTGAGGGAAAGGGTCAGCACCCTGCCTGAgatgagttggagttcccgttgaccCCAGCACGGAAGCGCCCTCTGGGGCTGGCTGAGAGCACGAGGGTCCAACGAGGGTCAGACACTACGTCACTGCCTGGTGGCAGCTCTGCTAGTTCTCAACCCCAAAGCCATCGACagcctccctgccacccccagaaCCCGGCTGCGCCCAGGCTGCTGGATGTGACACTCAGTACACCACACAACCGTTAGTTAGGGCAGGGTCCCTCGGAAGGGGAGTCCAAGTCCAGCcttctcctgccccccacccccccaactggGAGAGAGGACAAGGCCTGCCACAAGCATGCTGGCATCTGTGGGCCGAGAGGCTGCTCTGGGCATGCTCCACGACCACAAGATCTTCACGGTGAACTTGAGAACAGCCAACAGCGAGGGCAGGCCCCAGGGAACCCCCACCTCTCCGAGGGGCATGTTGCTGGGCACCACAAAAGGGTCTTCAGAGTCCTGACTCCCTCAGTGGCCTCGCTGAAGCAGCAGAGCACACGCAGAAGTCAAATCTGTCACTATCCCACAAGAAAGTTCCTTGAAGTGGCCCTCAAGAGGCTGGTTCTGGAGGTTCCGGTCTTGACGTCCACGGTCCCACCACAACACCGATGCCTGCCCAGGGCTGGCGACATCCAGAAGGCGGTCCCAGGAACTCTGCACATCCTGGCCCCCTGAGACACAGGGAAGAGAGGGTTCCCTCCAAGGGGACATCTGGTCCAACCCGAGCCCTCTCCTGCGGAGGGCAGCGAAGGCCCCTAAAAGTCTCTCGtttccacccacccacccaactgCTGGGAGCAGACAGGCACACCCGATCCACAGGGGCGCCCTCGCCTCCCACCGCCTCGGCGCGCGCCCTCCGACCCGATGTGGCTGTCCCCTGCCCGACAGAGCAGAGTCACAGAGGGACCCGGGCGGTCGCGCTGCCCAGGGACAGATCAGCCGCTGTCACACGCACAGTGGGTCCGGAGCAGCGCAGTGTGCGGTGGGCAGTGGCTGCCCTGCGCCTGGAGGGACCGCCGGGCGGGCGGAGGGGTcgtcccccacccccgacccctccCGCCCCTCCAAGTTGGCTGTCCGAGCCCGCTGCCCTTGTTTGGCCGAGCTCCCGCCCGCCGGCCTGGGACCCCTCGTGCGTCACCTGCGACCCCGGCGCGGGGCCGTCGCCGGCTCTCGGCCCAACTTCTGCGGCGGCCGCGGGCCCCTCGCACCCCCTCCggccccgcgccccgcgccccgcgccaGGCCCGCATGCAAATACCCAGGTCCTGCAGCCAATGGTCGGCCGAGCAGGGCCCGCCCTGCCGCACCGCAGCCAGTGGGCGCGAGCCGGGGGCTGGATGCCACGCCCACCGCCGCGCGGCCCCTCGCGGGCGCGGCCGGCGCGTTCCTTTCCGCACGTCGGCCTCGGGGCGGGGCCGCCACCTGCCGGGCGGGGCCGGCGGGCTCTGCGCCGCAGCGAGGCGCCCCGGGCTGCTCCCCCGCCGGCCGGGGCGGGTGGATCCATCCGAGGCGCTACCTTCGCCGGCCCCGGCGGTGGGACGGCCCGGCTGCCTCGCACTGCCGCCTCGCGCCCGGGGCTCTCCCGGCGCCCGCGGGCTCCGGGGCACGTAGCCTGGATCGCTCCCTGGCGACCCCCTCCTGCCCGCGCCTCCGGGCTGGTCTCCCGGGCGGTCTGGTTGCGGGGGAGGGGACTCCGGCTCGGCCGGGATTGCCCCGCCCGCGGGCTGGCCCTGGGGACTCCGGGTAACCCTTGTGGCATCCGTGGCCACGAAAGGCTCGGAGTGCGAGTCTGGAGGGGCCGCAGCACGGGGCGCAGGGCCCTCGGCCGCTTAACCCGACCTCTGCCCGGTCT comes from the Phacochoerus africanus isolate WHEZ1 chromosome 4, ROS_Pafr_v1, whole genome shotgun sequence genome and includes:
- the RASSF7 gene encoding ras association domain-containing protein 7 isoform X1, giving the protein MLSGLAAMELKVWVDGIQRVVCGVSEQTTCQEVVIALAQAIGQTGRFVLVQRLKEKERQLLPQECPVGAQATCGQFASDVQFVLRRTGPSLAGRPSSDSCPPPERCPIRASLPSKPRPALDREPRKALTFSLGCPGPAPSPVPLEPVASVAPMPGCCTDLQGWERRVRRNAAELGQEAFWEQELRREQAREHEGQARLQALSAATAEHAARLQALDAQARALEAEIQLATEAPGPTSPTASATERLRQDLAAQERQSVEVQGSLSLVGRALEAAEHALKAQAQELEELNRELRQCNLQQFIQQTGAALPPPPRPDRAPPSAQDLLPPAREEPLPGAPQSPALVSSLSPEIAPMRQNSWR
- the RASSF7 gene encoding ras association domain-containing protein 7 isoform X2, with the protein product MLSGLAAMELKVWVDGIQRVVCGVSEQTTCQEVVIALAQAIGQTGRFVLVQRLKEKERQLLPQECPVGAQATCGQFASDVQFVLRRTGPSLAGRPSSDSCPPPERCPIRASLPSKPRPALDREPRKALTFSLGCPGPAPSPVPLEPVASVAPMPGCCTDLQGWERRVRRNAAELGQEAFWEQELRREQAREHEGQARLQALSAATAEHAARLQALDAQARALEAEIQLATEAPGPTSPTASATERLRQDLAAQERQSVEVQGSLSLVGRALEAAEHALKDLLPPAREEPLPGAPQSPALVSSLSPEIAPMRQNSWR